A genomic stretch from Sceloporus undulatus isolate JIND9_A2432 ecotype Alabama chromosome 5, SceUnd_v1.1, whole genome shotgun sequence includes:
- the LOC121930475 gene encoding major centromere autoantigen B-like, with protein MMGNFVLLKTLHATSCVFKMPKDIQATAGDKENCAVHVAAESEPIVISDREEEEEEKKGEPIVISEGGEEEEPIIISEEEEEEEDPIEISDEDEEEEDPIEISDEDEEEEDAIEISDEEEEEVEEDDLIVILVKEEEEEDLEDLEVDTFKIANNQPMPSVCPQKSRAPAPEQCQG; from the exons ATGATGGGCAATTTTGTTCTATTGAAAACACTACATGCAACgtcttgtgtttttaaaatg CCCAAAGACATCCAGGCCACAGCTGGAGACAAAGAGAACTGCGCTGTCCATGTTGCAGCTGAGAGTGAGCCCATCGTAATATCAgatcgggaggaggaggaggaagaaaaaaagggagaacCCATTGTGATatcagagggaggagaggaggaggaacccATCATTATTtcggaggaagaagaggaggaggaagatcccATCGAGATATCtgatgaagatgaggaggaggaagatcccATCGAAATCTCTGatgaagacgaggaggaggaagatgcaaTTGAGATCtctgatgaagaggaggaagaagtagagGAGGATGACCTCATTGTGATTTTggttaaagaggaggaggaagaagatttgGAAGATTTGGAGGTGGATACCTTCAAAATAGCCAACAATCAGCCGATGCCCTCCGTTTGCCCCCAGAAGTCCAGGGCACCAGCGCCAGAacaatgtcagggatga